CGCGGCATGAGCGCGCCCAAAGCCCTGTTGGCGCTGCGGTTTGGCTGCACCTTCAGGGGCTCGCGCGGCTTCGAGGAAGTGCGGGAGCTCTATCAGGCCGCGCTGGCCGCCGGCGGCCAGGCTTCAGGTCCCTACGACCCGACCGCACGTGAGATCGCCGGCAAGCCCGACGAGCAGCGCGCGTTCGTGATGAAGCGCTGGAACCAGGCGGGCGGAGACCTGGACCGCGCGATCGGCTTTTGGAGTGACAGGGCCCTGGACCGGTTCAGAGCGAGACACCCACTGCTCGGCATGATGACGATTCGCGAATTGCTTCACTTCACGCTCTATCACAACGCCCACCACGCCCGAAGAATCCACGAGCGTCGAGCCTAGGAGAGCTCTAGCGATGGGTGGCGTCGCGATCAGCGCGGCCGGACGCGTCCGTCCATATCCGGGATCTCGTAATCCGGATCAAACCGGCAGGCGCCACCGACGAATAGCCCCCAGAAATGGCACGAGGCCTGCAGATCCTCGGCGGTCGGCCGAGGGCTCCCTTCGATCCAGGATTGCAGAGCTTCCCAGGAGCCGATGATCTCGGCTTTGCTGAAACCGCAGTGGCTGGGCTCGTCCTCGACGACGATTCCGATGCTCAGCTGCTCGCGGGGAACGACCTTGGCCCACTCGCGCTCGTTCTCGACGATCACCAGGCCGTCTTTGTCGGTGTGAATGGAGACGATCTTGACGTCGCCGACATTGCCGCTGGGTGTGTAGTTCTTGAGCAGTTTCCGTGCTTTCGATTTCTTCGGCTTGACGCGCTCGATACTCGCGTTGGTGTCGGCGTCGCCGTAGTTGACGTTGGCGTTGCCGACGCCCTGCTTGCCCTTCATTTTCTTGCGATCGTAGACGAGATCGGCCATCGCGAAGGTGACGTAGGCCATCGTGGTGTGGACGAAGCTCCCGGGAATCTGGGTCAGTTCCAGGAACTTCGCCAGTCTCTTCTTCTGCTTGTTCTTGCGCTTGCCGGCGGCCTTGTTCAATCCGAAGCAGGCGTTGACGGCCTTCGCGACGTCCCGTTGGCCGAGGGACGAGTTCTTGTCGAGTCCTTTGGCGCCACCCGGAATGCGCGTCTTCTTGGCGTCGCAGACCATGTCGTAGACCAGGCGCATGTCCAAGGCACCGTCCCAGTTCCGGCTGCCGGCCACCGCACCGCAGATCGTCAGGGCGCCGGTGACGTCACCGAGGTCGGCCTTCTCCAGAGCCGCGGCGGTTACGATGCCGCCGAGAGATGCCCCGACGACCAGGACCTCGTTGGGCACGCCGAACTC
This genomic interval from bacterium contains the following:
- a CDS encoding DinB family protein, whose amino-acid sequence is MFEVQAPHSTESLHAGLSDLHMEIVSFVSELSDREFLEPQGEHWSPAEHLRHLATAVRAVARGMSAPKALLALRFGCTFRGSRGFEEVRELYQAALAAGGQASGPYDPTAREIAGKPDEQRAFVMKRWNQAGGDLDRAIGFWSDRALDRFRARHPLLGMMTIRELLHFTLYHNAHHARRIHERRA